In Caloenas nicobarica isolate bCalNic1 chromosome 27, bCalNic1.hap1, whole genome shotgun sequence, one DNA window encodes the following:
- the LOC135999298 gene encoding killer cell lectin-like receptor subfamily B member 1B allele B, which produces MTPYFSCKITHLDRVERKLWLGEELVERNQRSVNHRKTELSAGWMGTVGARGTAGDPPASPAMAERIVYADLNIGSGRGCRKMRSLPQPQTSSCPRWHRAALCAGWTGNLLLGVAVVAMGCSFLHQQPGNTENCKTGSGTVGDGNSTLEKIRSELRKDLCSSNLQEAGRCKICPWGWMSHGTKCFWAADGISSWKESRGDCASRGAELLMPWDQDELDFLNKILQKPSSCFWIGLSRTSRMKGWTWLNGSRLDRSRLWLSNWHKGTCAVLKGNTISAAYCSWECHWICQKEATQL; this is translated from the exons ATGACACCTTATTTCTCGTGCAAAATAACCCATTTGGACAGAGTGGAGCGAA AGCTCTGGCTTGGAGAGGAACTTGTAGAGAGAAACCAGAGGAGTGTAAAccacagaaaaactgaattatCTGCTGGCTGGATGGGCACCGTTGGAGCCAGAGGCACGGCTGGTGatcctcctgcctctcctgctATGGCCGAGAGAATTGTCTATGCTGACCTGAATATCGGGTctggaaggggctgcaggaAAATGCGTTCACTTCCTCAACCTCAGA caTCGAGCTGTCCCCGGTGGCACCGAGCCGCTCTCTGCGCCGGCTGGACCGGGAATCTCCTCCTCGGGGTGGCCGTGGTGGCAATGGGATGCTCAT ttctgcaccagcagccagggaacacagaaaactgcaaaaccGGGAGCGGGACCGTGGGAGATGGCAACAGCACCCTGGAGAAGATCCGCTCAGAGCTGCGGAAAGATCTTTGCTCATCAAATCTGCAAG AGGCTGGGAGGTGCAAGATCTGCCCCTGGGGCTGGATGTCACATGGGACCAAGTGCTTTTGGGCTGCTGACGGGATCAGCTCTTGGAAGGAGAGCCGGGGGGACTGTGCGAGTCGGGGGGCCGAGCTGCTGATGCCGTGGGACCAGGACGAGCTG GATTTCCTAAATAAAATCCTTCAgaagcccagcagctgcttctggatCGGCCTCTCCCGCACCTCTCGCATGAAGGGCTGGACTTGGCTGAACGGCTCCCGCCTGGACCGGAGCCG gtTGTGGCTGAGCAATTGGCACAAAGGAACCTGTGCGGTGCTGAAGGGGAACACAATCAGCGCTGCATACTGCAGCTGGGAATGTCACTGGATCTGCCAGAAAGAAGCCACCCAGCTCTGA